From one Staphylococcus kloosii genomic stretch:
- a CDS encoding putative hydro-lyase gives MDLSQASPSKIRQYIREGQLQGHTSGLAKGYVQANVVILPSAYAYDFLKFCFRNPKTCPLLDVSEVGDPSFPTFGHSADIRTDVAKYNVYENGTLVSSPSDITHLYNDDLVSFLIGCSFTFEHALLDAKIPVRHIEEQHNVPMYVTNIPAASSGVFNGPITVSMRPMTMQEAIKATEITTHFKNVHGTPIHIGNPQEIGIENINKPDFGEAVSIYNNEVPVFWGCGVTPQSVALEAKPSLMITHAPGHMFITDVRDSDMSH, from the coding sequence ATGGATTTAAGTCAGGCGTCGCCAAGTAAAATTAGACAATATATCCGTGAAGGACAACTTCAAGGACACACAAGTGGTTTAGCAAAAGGCTATGTACAAGCGAATGTGGTGATATTACCTTCAGCATATGCCTATGATTTTTTAAAATTTTGTTTTAGAAATCCTAAAACATGTCCATTATTAGATGTATCTGAAGTAGGTGATCCATCATTTCCAACCTTTGGTCATTCGGCGGATATTAGAACAGATGTAGCAAAGTATAACGTATATGAAAACGGCACTTTAGTTTCTTCACCTAGTGATATCACACATCTTTATAATGATGATTTGGTAAGCTTTTTAATCGGTTGTAGCTTTACATTTGAGCATGCCTTATTAGATGCTAAAATTCCAGTACGTCATATAGAAGAACAGCACAATGTACCTATGTACGTCACAAATATACCTGCAGCATCTAGTGGCGTATTTAATGGCCCAATTACCGTAAGCATGCGTCCTATGACGATGCAAGAAGCGATTAAAGCGACTGAGATTACAACTCATTTTAAAAACGTTCATGGGACACCTATTCATATTGGTAATCCTCAAGAAATAGGTATCGAAAATATTAATAAGCCAGATTTTGGAGAAGCTGTTTCTATATATAATAATGAAGTTCCTGTTTTTTGGGGTTGTGGCGTTACACCACAGTCAGTAGCATTGGAAGCCAAACCTTCATTAATGATTACACATGCTCCTGGACATATGTTTATTACAGACGTAAGAGACAGTGACATGTCACATTAA
- a CDS encoding BCCT family transporter — MNDRATKHKYIVYSISVAIILIVTLIAGIFPKPFGTYAQSLYSVITNTFGWLFLVIIFILDIFLISLAVSRYGRFKLGDDNEEPEFSLMSWIGMLFSAGLGVGIVFWGVAEPLSHYLHSPFPSKASGESAASARLAMGYTFFHWGISQWSIFAIAGLTVAFFQFRKKRDGLISTAMEPVFGESYKRPIRNIIDILAIIATVMGIATSIGLGIMQISGGLHHVYGVPNNNFTKIGITLLMVIIFLGSAITGLNRGVKWLSNINIGLGAILLVFILIFGDLRFILESYTLAIGDYLRHFVEYSLRISPYTGNNAWIQQWTVFYWAWVISWSPFIGGFVARVSRGRTIREFVICVLIIPPLISFTWIAAFGGTALKIALTQNDNIAQLVDKDYTIALFELLSKFPMADITSALAIALIYIFIITSADSTTHIVASMATGGLTHPKTIHKIIWGVLIGAVSIAMTLAGGLTSLQTASVVTGLPFSIILLLMVFSIMKALRREPIEHFEMTYIEDDKDYSIPLEKREMEENKE, encoded by the coding sequence ATGAACGATAGAGCAACAAAACATAAATATATAGTTTATTCAATTTCAGTAGCTATTATTTTAATAGTTACTTTAATTGCCGGTATATTTCCAAAACCTTTTGGTACTTATGCCCAATCTTTATATTCTGTAATTACTAACACGTTTGGTTGGCTATTTTTAGTCATTATTTTTATTTTAGATATTTTCCTAATTAGTTTAGCGGTATCTCGCTATGGCAGATTTAAATTAGGTGATGACAATGAGGAACCGGAATTCTCACTCATGTCTTGGATTGGCATGTTGTTCTCAGCTGGATTAGGAGTCGGTATTGTCTTTTGGGGTGTGGCTGAACCACTTTCTCACTATTTACATTCCCCCTTTCCTAGCAAAGCATCAGGAGAATCAGCCGCTTCCGCACGTTTAGCTATGGGTTACACATTTTTCCATTGGGGCATATCACAATGGTCGATTTTTGCGATAGCTGGATTGACTGTAGCCTTTTTCCAATTTAGAAAAAAGCGTGATGGTTTAATTTCGACTGCAATGGAACCCGTATTTGGCGAAAGCTATAAACGACCTATCCGTAATATTATTGATATTTTGGCAATTATCGCTACGGTAATGGGTATTGCAACATCAATAGGTTTAGGAATTATGCAAATAAGCGGTGGTTTACATCATGTTTATGGTGTACCAAATAACAACTTTACAAAAATTGGCATAACACTATTAATGGTTATTATATTTTTAGGTTCTGCAATTACTGGCTTAAATAGAGGTGTAAAATGGCTTAGTAATATTAACATTGGTTTGGGTGCTATTTTACTTGTTTTCATACTTATTTTTGGTGATTTAAGATTTATTTTAGAGTCTTATACTTTAGCTATCGGAGATTATTTACGCCACTTTGTTGAATATAGCTTACGAATTAGTCCATACACCGGTAACAATGCTTGGATACAACAATGGACTGTATTCTATTGGGCTTGGGTAATTTCTTGGTCTCCATTTATTGGTGGTTTTGTAGCCAGAGTTTCTAGAGGTAGAACAATACGAGAATTTGTAATTTGCGTGCTTATTATTCCACCATTAATCTCGTTCACTTGGATTGCAGCATTTGGTGGTACTGCCTTAAAAATTGCTTTAACACAAAATGATAATATTGCTCAACTTGTCGACAAAGACTATACGATAGCTTTATTTGAACTTTTATCTAAGTTCCCTATGGCTGATATTACAAGTGCATTAGCAATAGCACTCATTTATATATTCATTATTACTAGCGCAGATTCTACTACCCATATAGTAGCTAGTATGGCTACTGGCGGTCTTACGCATCCTAAGACGATTCATAAAATTATTTGGGGCGTCTTAATTGGCGCGGTCTCAATTGCAATGACACTAGCTGGTGGTTTAACAAGTTTACAAACCGCTTCCGTTGTCACTGGTTTACCATTCTCAATAATATTATTGCTTATGGTGTTCTCAATCATGAAAGCCTTAAGACGTGAGCCTATAGAACATTTCGAAATGACTTATATCGAAGACGATAAGGATTACTCTATCCCATTAGAAAAGCGTGAAATGGAAGAAAATAAAGAATAG
- a CDS encoding DUF4064 domain-containing protein — protein sequence MKRTAEKVLTWIGILFQILMIAVMALALPFLNDPSIKNEAINRIESMKANGSLNQGLSQVTPSELFDLVKHGAIIIVIIAIVCFILAIIMTQLMRRIPKTISVLLILMAIVNLLTGNLITSLLWLIAGIMLMARSDKAKQYTKKQAKQVKDRATKKGSQSSQQYKRSNRK from the coding sequence ATGAAACGTACAGCTGAGAAGGTTTTAACTTGGATAGGTATACTATTCCAAATATTGATGATTGCAGTAATGGCGTTGGCATTACCATTTTTAAATGACCCTAGCATTAAAAATGAGGCGATTAATCGTATTGAATCGATGAAAGCTAATGGAAGTTTAAATCAAGGTTTATCACAAGTCACACCTTCAGAATTATTCGATCTTGTAAAACACGGTGCGATTATTATCGTTATCATAGCTATTGTTTGTTTTATTTTAGCTATTATTATGACTCAATTAATGCGTCGCATACCTAAGACGATAAGTGTGTTATTAATACTAATGGCTATTGTTAACCTGTTGACAGGTAACTTAATTACATCATTATTATGGTTAATAGCCGGAATTATGTTAATGGCGCGTAGCGATAAAGCGAAGCAATATACTAAAAAACAAGCGAAACAAGTGAAGGACAGAGCGACTAAAAAAGGTTCGCAAAGTAGTCAACAATATAAACGTAGTAATAGAAAATAA
- a CDS encoding acyltransferase family protein, translated as MKTYTSVIFWMRTIACLSIVLIHSITTTFIQSDNLGKGTLIRIVQLLLMFSTPLFVFISEFLLAKNYHTTIKQGFFKNKLIYLGIPYVFINIGISYFYFKPDSFKAFIGHLNDTMFHGAAVTYFIVIIMQFYLLHFFFAKYLVRWKPIPMVIGTTIFATLYWAFRQYVPPAHGDIVSMFWGREGWMLFLGWISYFVLGFYTGVYYETLMKNIKKYTTSIIIGTILAAGLLICNYVFGVSTWVESKRFDIPIYVTMVILMFFLFSSYIKYVPKFILFISNYSFCIYLLHYFFVNQLGMLREDSAIRNIVFTFIITLTVAVCLAYLLNLFKFGKYVVGGIGNIKHEKVYESYKLGKMD; from the coding sequence ATGAAAACATACACATCAGTGATTTTTTGGATGCGCACAATCGCTTGTCTTAGTATAGTGCTCATTCACTCTATAACAACTACCTTTATCCAAAGTGATAATTTAGGCAAAGGTACATTAATTCGTATCGTTCAATTGCTATTAATGTTTAGTACGCCTTTGTTTGTTTTTATATCAGAATTTTTATTAGCTAAAAATTATCATACAACGATAAAGCAAGGATTTTTCAAAAACAAGTTAATTTATTTAGGTATCCCCTATGTGTTTATAAATATTGGTATTTCTTACTTTTATTTTAAACCTGACTCTTTTAAAGCTTTTATAGGACACTTGAATGACACAATGTTTCATGGTGCAGCAGTTACATATTTTATTGTGATAATTATGCAATTTTATTTATTACATTTCTTTTTTGCTAAATATTTAGTGAGATGGAAACCTATCCCTATGGTTATTGGCACGACTATTTTCGCCACGCTATATTGGGCATTCAGACAATATGTACCACCTGCGCATGGCGACATCGTCTCGATGTTTTGGGGACGTGAAGGCTGGATGTTATTTCTCGGATGGATTAGTTATTTTGTCCTTGGTTTTTACACTGGTGTTTATTATGAAACACTTATGAAAAATATTAAAAAATATACTACGTCTATTATCATCGGTACCATATTAGCCGCTGGGTTATTAATTTGTAACTACGTATTTGGCGTAAGTACTTGGGTAGAATCAAAACGATTTGATATACCTATCTATGTCACAATGGTTATTTTAATGTTTTTCTTATTTTCTTCGTATATTAAATACGTGCCAAAATTTATATTGTTTATAAGTAATTACTCTTTCTGTATCTACTTATTGCACTACTTTTTCGTCAATCAACTTGGGATGTTACGTGAAGATAGTGCGATAAGAAATATTGTTTTCACATTTATAATTACATTGACAGTAGCTGTTTGCTTAGCATATTTATTAAATCTATTTAAATTCGGTAAATATGTAGTTGGTGGCATTGGTAATATTAAACATGAAAAAGTCTATGAAAGTTATAAACTAGGTAAAATGGATTAA
- the pruA gene encoding L-glutamate gamma-semialdehyde dehydrogenase produces MVVKYSYEPGIDFTDPKNVESFKETLNKVKGELNTKIPLVINGEESFTKDTYTSINPAKTSEIIAEVSKASKKEVDKAFDAANKAYESWRKWSHRDRAELLLRIAAIIRRRKEEIAAVMVYEAGKPWDEAVGDASEGIDFIEYYARSMMDLADGKPVLDREGEHNKYFYKPIGTGVTIPPWNFPFAIMAGTTLAPVVAGNTVLLKPAEDTPLTAYKLMEILEEAGLPKGVVNFVPGDPKEIGDYLVDSKHTHFVTFTGSRATGVRIFERAAKVQKGQQFLKRVIVEMGGKDAIIVDKDCDTDLAAESIVTSAFGFSGQKCSACSRAIVHKDVHDEVLQKAIKLTQEIEVGNTLNNTYMGPVINKKQFDKIKDYIEIGGKEGKIEQGGGADDGTGYFIEPTIISGLKSKDRVMQEEIFGPVVGFVKGSDFDELLEIANDTDYGLTGAVITNNREHWIRACRDYDVGNLYLNRGCTAAVMGYHPFGGFKMSGTDAKTGSPDYLLNFLEQKVVSEML; encoded by the coding sequence ATGGTAGTTAAGTATAGTTATGAACCTGGAATAGATTTTACAGATCCTAAAAATGTAGAATCATTCAAAGAGACCTTAAATAAAGTTAAAGGTGAATTGAATACAAAAATTCCTTTAGTAATAAATGGAGAAGAGTCGTTTACAAAAGATACGTATACGTCTATTAATCCAGCGAAAACTTCTGAAATAATCGCAGAAGTATCAAAAGCTTCTAAGAAAGAAGTGGATAAAGCTTTTGATGCGGCAAATAAAGCATACGAATCATGGAGAAAATGGTCTCATAGAGATCGTGCAGAACTATTATTACGTATTGCTGCAATTATTCGCAGAAGAAAAGAAGAAATCGCGGCAGTAATGGTTTATGAAGCAGGTAAACCATGGGATGAAGCTGTAGGCGATGCAAGCGAAGGTATTGACTTTATTGAATATTATGCAAGATCTATGATGGACTTAGCTGATGGTAAACCAGTATTGGATAGAGAAGGAGAACATAATAAATACTTCTATAAACCAATTGGTACTGGCGTTACAATTCCACCTTGGAACTTCCCATTTGCTATTATGGCTGGTACAACATTAGCTCCAGTCGTTGCAGGTAATACTGTATTATTAAAACCAGCAGAAGATACACCATTAACTGCGTATAAATTAATGGAAATTTTAGAAGAAGCAGGCTTACCAAAAGGTGTAGTTAACTTTGTGCCTGGTGACCCTAAAGAAATTGGCGACTATTTAGTTGATAGTAAACATACGCACTTTGTTACATTTACTGGTTCAAGAGCAACTGGTGTGCGTATTTTTGAACGTGCGGCTAAAGTACAAAAAGGTCAACAATTCTTGAAACGTGTTATCGTTGAAATGGGCGGTAAAGATGCGATTATCGTAGATAAAGATTGTGATACTGATTTAGCAGCAGAATCAATCGTGACATCTGCATTCGGTTTCTCTGGACAAAAATGTTCAGCATGTTCAAGAGCAATTGTACACAAAGATGTGCATGATGAAGTTTTACAAAAAGCAATCAAATTAACTCAAGAAATTGAAGTGGGTAACACTTTAAATAACACTTACATGGGACCTGTAATTAATAAAAAACAATTCGATAAGATTAAAGACTATATCGAAATTGGTGGTAAAGAAGGTAAGATTGAACAAGGTGGCGGCGCTGACGATGGCACTGGTTACTTTATCGAGCCAACTATTATTTCAGGTTTAAAATCTAAAGACCGTGTAATGCAAGAAGAAATCTTTGGACCAGTAGTAGGCTTTGTTAAAGGTTCAGACTTTGATGAGTTATTAGAAATTGCTAATGACACTGATTACGGTTTAACAGGTGCAGTAATCACTAATAATCGTGAGCACTGGATTAGAGCATGTCGCGATTATGATGTAGGTAACTTATACCTAAATCGTGGTTGTACTGCAGCAGTTATGGGGTATCACCCATTCGGTGGCTTTAAAATGTCTGGTACAGATGCCAAAACAGGAAGTCCTGACTACTTATTGAACTTCTTAGAACAAAAAGTAGTGTCAGAAATGCTTTAA
- a CDS encoding MarR family winged helix-turn-helix transcriptional regulator yields the protein MMTNHRDYEHMLFYFAYKTFINRADEIIEQSGMNRQHHRFLFFINKLPGITIKQLLAVLDISKQGSHATLKTLKEKKLIIEQPNPDDMRVKQLFITDEGHELVEKLNSAQNDLLRQIFSEGDNDWYRIMEELADHREGFRDIKHLIKEDTH from the coding sequence ATAATGACAAACCATCGTGATTACGAACACATGTTGTTTTATTTCGCTTATAAAACATTTATTAATAGAGCCGACGAAATCATTGAACAATCCGGTATGAATCGCCAACACCATCGCTTTTTATTTTTCATCAACAAACTACCTGGTATTACGATTAAGCAATTATTAGCAGTGCTAGATATTTCGAAGCAAGGTTCACACGCAACATTGAAAACACTTAAAGAGAAAAAATTAATCATCGAACAGCCTAATCCTGATGATATGCGCGTAAAGCAATTATTTATTACGGATGAAGGACACGAGTTAGTTGAAAAACTCAATAGCGCACAAAACGATTTATTACGCCAAATCTTTAGCGAAGGCGATAATGATTGGTATCGTATAATGGAAGAACTTGCGGATCATCGCGAAGGATTTAGAGATATCAAACACTTAATTAAGGAAGATACTCATTAA
- a CDS encoding alpha-keto acid decarboxylase family protein → MKMRVGQYLIDAIHNAGVNEIFGVPGDFNLAFLDDVIEHKDVKWVGNTNELNASYAADGYARMNGLAAMITTFGVGELSAVNGIAGSYAERVPVIAITGAPTTKVEQERKFVHHSLGEGTFDDYRKMFEHITTAQGYITIDNAVDEIPRLINAAINERRPVHVHLPIDVAMTEIEVDKAFQPTVKESTINEQVVEMISQKLSSASQPVIITGHEINSFDLHEKLEQFVNKTNIPVAQLSLGKGAFNEENEHYLGIYDGSVAEENVRNYVDQSDAILNIGAKITDSASAGFSYKFDIDDVVMLNHRNFKMNETRRDDIDLPTLLDSLLAIEYHNDATFPEINRELDDNFELTSEPLKQETYFKMMQQFIGLDDVILAEQGTSFFGAYDLLLYKNNKFIGQPLWGSIGYTLPSLLGTQMADQQRRNILLIGDGSLQLTVQELSTMIRQQINPIIFVINNDGYTVERLIHGEHQPYNDIHMWDYKALPQVFGGDNVGIHEVANAQDLKHTFENIKAQGNKMHFVEVKMAQGDAPEKLRSISQVFANQNK, encoded by the coding sequence ATGAAAATGAGAGTAGGACAGTATTTAATTGATGCTATTCACAACGCAGGAGTAAACGAGATTTTTGGTGTTCCAGGAGATTTTAACTTAGCGTTTTTAGACGATGTTATTGAGCACAAGGACGTAAAATGGGTGGGCAATACAAATGAGCTAAATGCAAGTTACGCCGCAGATGGATATGCGAGAATGAATGGACTAGCTGCAATGATTACCACATTTGGCGTAGGAGAATTAAGTGCAGTAAATGGTATAGCTGGTTCTTACGCAGAGCGTGTACCAGTAATTGCTATAACAGGTGCACCAACAACTAAAGTAGAACAAGAACGTAAATTTGTGCATCATTCATTAGGAGAAGGCACTTTTGATGATTATAGAAAAATGTTTGAACATATTACTACGGCTCAAGGTTATATCACTATAGATAATGCTGTAGATGAAATTCCTAGATTAATCAATGCTGCTATTAACGAACGCCGTCCTGTACACGTACATCTACCAATTGATGTTGCAATGACTGAAATTGAAGTAGACAAAGCATTTCAACCGACTGTGAAAGAATCAACAATTAACGAACAAGTGGTTGAGATGATTTCACAAAAATTAAGTAGTGCATCACAACCAGTTATTATTACAGGACATGAAATTAATAGTTTTGATTTACATGAAAAATTAGAACAATTTGTTAATAAAACAAATATACCAGTAGCACAATTATCACTTGGTAAAGGTGCGTTTAACGAAGAAAATGAACATTACTTAGGTATATACGATGGTAGCGTAGCTGAAGAAAATGTTAGAAATTATGTCGATCAAAGCGATGCCATTTTAAATATTGGTGCAAAAATCACTGATTCAGCTTCTGCTGGCTTCTCATACAAATTTGATATCGACGATGTAGTGATGTTAAATCACCGTAATTTCAAAATGAATGAAACAAGACGTGATGATATTGATTTACCGACATTATTAGATAGCCTATTGGCAATTGAATATCATAATGACGCTACATTCCCTGAAATAAATCGTGAACTTGATGACAATTTTGAGTTAACGAGTGAGCCATTAAAACAAGAAACTTACTTCAAAATGATGCAACAATTTATTGGTTTAGATGATGTCATTTTAGCTGAACAAGGTACTTCTTTCTTTGGCGCATATGATTTATTGTTATATAAAAACAATAAATTTATTGGGCAACCACTTTGGGGTTCAATCGGTTACACTTTACCGTCATTATTAGGTACACAAATGGCAGACCAACAACGTAGAAATATCTTATTAATTGGTGATGGATCATTACAATTAACTGTTCAAGAATTATCAACTATGATTCGCCAACAAATTAACCCTATTATTTTTGTCATTAACAATGATGGGTATACTGTAGAACGACTAATTCACGGAGAACATCAACCATACAACGATATTCATATGTGGGATTACAAAGCTTTACCACAAGTGTTTGGCGGCGATAATGTAGGTATACATGAAGTAGCCAATGCGCAAGATTTAAAACATACTTTCGAAAACATAAAAGCGCAAGGCAATAAAATGCATTTTGTAGAAGTTAAAATGGCGCAAGGTGATGCGCCTGAAAAACTAAGAAGCATTAGTCAGGTATTTGCTAATCAAAATAAATAA
- a CDS encoding MFS transporter, which yields MIDSETHFSKGQLITGIMLSILTYWLFAQAFLNIGPMVQQTYPVSPDIINISVSLTSFVTGVFMVVAGKIADRIGKVKMTKLALILSILGSLSLIVSNHMVLLLLGRVLQGFSAAIIMPATIAMINDFFKGAERQKALSFWSIGSFGGTGLASFFAGSIATAATWQTIFIISIIVALISLFLLKSIPESNYESNRQTSFDYIGLVIFIIMIGSISFIITQGYKIGWLSNITIALFIVFVVFSIVFIKYERHVNTPFIDLSLFKNHSYTGAVLANCLLNTGVGVIALINIYAQAGHSLSGFKAGLITLPYLIALLIVVRLGEKSINKFGAKRAMVIGPIITGIGVLLMSITFLHTGMYIGLMLIATTCFGAGTGFFATPALSTAVSTTPPEKIGVASGIFKMGSTLGGAFGIAIITSIYTALSLSGFSIHLAASIAFLAGVVLIFSAVVISAFVIPNRSKNM from the coding sequence ATGATAGATAGTGAGACACATTTCTCAAAGGGTCAATTAATCACAGGGATAATGTTATCAATTTTGACATATTGGTTGTTTGCGCAGGCGTTTTTAAATATAGGACCCATGGTTCAACAAACATATCCAGTAAGTCCTGATATTATTAATATATCAGTAAGTTTAACATCATTTGTAACAGGCGTATTTATGGTTGTAGCTGGTAAAATTGCTGATCGTATCGGAAAGGTAAAGATGACCAAGTTGGCGCTTATATTAAGTATTTTAGGTTCTTTATCACTGATTGTTTCTAATCATATGGTTTTATTATTATTAGGGAGAGTGTTACAAGGATTTTCTGCAGCTATTATCATGCCGGCGACGATTGCCATGATAAATGACTTTTTCAAAGGTGCAGAAAGACAAAAGGCGTTAAGTTTTTGGTCTATAGGCTCTTTTGGTGGTACAGGTCTAGCATCATTTTTTGCTGGGTCAATTGCTACTGCAGCTACTTGGCAAACAATTTTTATAATTTCGATTATAGTAGCACTAATTTCATTATTCTTACTTAAAAGTATACCAGAGAGTAATTATGAGAGTAATAGACAAACAAGCTTTGATTACATAGGCTTAGTGATATTTATTATTATGATTGGTAGTATTAGTTTTATTATTACGCAAGGTTATAAAATAGGCTGGTTAAGTAACATTACAATAGCCCTGTTTATAGTGTTTGTAGTATTTAGTATCGTGTTTATTAAATATGAACGACATGTGAATACACCATTTATAGATTTAAGCTTATTTAAAAATCATTCGTATACAGGAGCAGTTTTAGCCAATTGTTTATTAAATACTGGCGTAGGGGTTATTGCATTAATAAATATATATGCACAAGCGGGGCACAGCCTTAGTGGTTTTAAGGCAGGTTTAATTACATTGCCATACCTTATTGCTTTATTAATTGTTGTTAGATTAGGTGAAAAAAGTATTAATAAATTTGGTGCTAAGCGAGCAATGGTTATAGGACCGATAATAACGGGAATAGGTGTATTGTTAATGTCTATCACGTTTTTACATACGGGTATGTATATTGGTTTAATGTTAATCGCAACTACTTGCTTCGGTGCAGGTACGGGATTTTTCGCTACACCTGCTTTAAGTACTGCAGTTTCAACGACGCCACCTGAGAAAATTGGTGTGGCATCTGGTATTTTTAAAATGGGGTCTACTTTAGGTGGTGCATTCGGTATTGCTATTATCACTTCGATTTATACAGCATTATCGTTAAGTGGTTTTAGTATTCATTTAGCTGCAAGTATCGCGTTCTTAGCTGGCGTTGTATTAATCTTTAGCGCCGTCGTTATAAGTGCATTCGTAATACCTAATCGTTCTAAAAACATGTGA
- a CDS encoding methylated-DNA--[protein]-cysteine S-methyltransferase: MQYKMTYKSPVGDLTITTDGQNVTGLWFENQQNYESLLNDIVKEQHQPIFDKVTHWLDEYFSGNKPAINFPLKPTGTDFRMTVWKKLQAIPYGETVTYGDIAQQIAEDRGRSKMSAQAVGGAVGSNPISIIIPCHRVVGANGSLTGFGGGIDRKIKLLKNEEVDMSSFYVPSYSTKP, translated from the coding sequence ATGCAATATAAAATGACATATAAGTCACCGGTTGGGGATTTAACGATTACCACTGATGGTCAAAACGTAACGGGGTTATGGTTTGAAAATCAACAAAACTATGAGTCTTTGTTAAACGATATTGTAAAAGAACAACACCAACCTATATTTGATAAAGTGACGCATTGGTTAGATGAATATTTCTCAGGAAATAAGCCGGCAATCAATTTCCCACTTAAGCCAACTGGAACCGATTTTCGTATGACAGTATGGAAGAAGTTACAAGCAATTCCATATGGTGAGACTGTCACATATGGAGATATTGCACAACAAATTGCTGAAGATAGAGGGCGAAGCAAAATGTCTGCGCAAGCAGTAGGTGGTGCAGTAGGAAGTAATCCAATATCAATTATTATTCCATGTCATAGAGTTGTAGGTGCTAATGGGAGTCTTACAGGCTTTGGAGGAGGCATAGATAGAAAGATTAAATTATTGAAAAACGAAGAAGTCGACATGTCGTCATTTTATGTGCCAAGTTATAGTACAAAACCATAA
- a CDS encoding hydroxymethylglutaryl-CoA synthase, with translation MTIGIDQLDFYVPQFYVDMAKLAEARNVEPNKFLLGIGQTEMSVSPVSQDIVSMGANAAKNIVSEEDKKNISMVIVATESAIDSAKASAVQIHNLLGIQPFARCFEMKEACYAATPAIQLAKDYLANRPNEKVLVIASDTARYGLHSGGEPTQGAGAVAMLISHNPRILELNEDAVAYTQDVYDFWRPTGLSYPLVAGALSKDAYIQSFQESWNEYARRYNKSLSDFASLCFHVPFTKMGKKALDSILTEDIDSETHNRLTSGYDAATYYNRYVGNIYTGSLYLSLISLLETHDLEAGQTIGLFSYGSGSVGEFFSGKLVDGYNEVLNVEHHKALLNSRTELSVEEYEHFFNRFDNLEFDHETELTNDQHGIFYLNDINEHIRNYNTLK, from the coding sequence ATGACTATCGGTATAGATCAACTTGATTTTTACGTTCCACAATTTTATGTAGATATGGCTAAACTAGCTGAAGCACGCAATGTAGAACCTAATAAATTTTTACTTGGTATAGGTCAAACAGAAATGTCTGTTAGCCCAGTAAGCCAAGATATTGTTTCAATGGGTGCTAATGCTGCTAAAAATATCGTCTCTGAAGAAGATAAAAAGAATATTTCAATGGTAATTGTTGCTACTGAATCTGCGATAGATTCTGCTAAAGCATCAGCCGTTCAAATACATAATCTACTAGGTATTCAACCCTTCGCAAGATGTTTTGAAATGAAGGAAGCATGCTACGCTGCTACACCTGCTATTCAACTTGCAAAAGATTATTTAGCAAATCGTCCAAATGAAAAAGTATTGGTCATTGCAAGTGATACTGCACGTTACGGATTACATTCTGGTGGTGAGCCGACTCAAGGCGCAGGTGCTGTTGCTATGTTAATTTCACATAATCCACGTATCCTTGAATTAAATGAGGATGCCGTGGCATACACACAAGACGTTTATGATTTCTGGAGACCAACTGGTCTATCATATCCTTTAGTAGCCGGTGCGTTATCTAAAGATGCTTATATCCAATCATTCCAAGAAAGCTGGAATGAATATGCTAGACGTTACAATAAATCACTTTCAGATTTTGCTTCTTTATGTTTCCATGTACCATTTACAAAAATGGGCAAAAAAGCGCTTGATTCAATTTTAACAGAAGATATTGATTCTGAAACGCATAATCGATTAACCTCAGGTTATGACGCTGCAACTTACTACAACAGATATGTAGGTAATATATATACTGGTTCACTGTATTTAAGTTTAATCTCATTATTAGAAACACACGACTTAGAAGCTGGTCAAACTATTGGATTATTTAGTTATGGTTCAGGTTCTGTCGGCGAATTCTTTAGTGGTAAACTTGTTGACGGTTATAATGAAGTGCTAAATGTAGAGCACCATAAAGCATTATTAAACTCTCGTACTGAATTATCAGTAGAGGAATATGAACATTTCTTCAATCGTTTCGATAATCTTGAATTCGATCATGAAACCGAATTAACAAACGACCAACATGGTATTTTTTACTTAAACGATATTAATGAGCATATCCGTAATTATAATACCTTAAAATAA